A DNA window from Staphylococcus warneri contains the following coding sequences:
- a CDS encoding NADP-dependent malic enzyme yields the protein MSLRDEALEMHKENQGKLEVTPNVKVTNKEELSLAYSPGVAEPCKEIHEDERKVYDYTIKGNTVAVVTDGTAVLGLGNIGPEASIPVMEGKAVLFKSFAGVNGVPNALDTTDTEEIINTVKLIQPNYGGINLEDISAPRCFEIEERLKKETNIPVFHDDQHGTAIVTMAGLINALRIVDKDLSDIKVVLNGAGAAGIAIVKLLYSYGVRNMVMCDSRGAIFEGRSYGMNDTKEYVAKWTNKDKTEGELSEVIKDADVFIGVSIADLLSKEMVESMAKDPIIFAMANPNPEINPNDAKDAGAKVVGTGRSDYPNQINNVLAFPGIFRGALDTEATHINEEMKKAAVEAIADLIDSKELEPNYCIPGPFDKRVAPSVAREVAKAAMESGVARIEVNPQDVYDKTMKLTDLK from the coding sequence ATGTCTTTAAGAGACGAAGCACTAGAAATGCATAAAGAAAACCAAGGTAAATTAGAAGTAACACCTAATGTTAAAGTTACTAATAAAGAAGAATTAAGTTTAGCCTATTCACCAGGTGTTGCTGAACCATGTAAAGAAATTCATGAAGATGAAAGAAAAGTATATGACTATACAATTAAAGGTAATACAGTAGCGGTAGTTACTGATGGAACAGCAGTATTAGGTTTAGGGAACATTGGCCCGGAAGCTAGTATTCCTGTTATGGAAGGTAAAGCTGTATTATTTAAAAGTTTTGCTGGTGTGAATGGTGTGCCTAATGCACTTGATACAACAGATACTGAGGAAATTATTAATACAGTTAAATTAATCCAACCCAATTACGGTGGTATAAACTTAGAGGATATCTCAGCACCACGTTGCTTTGAAATTGAAGAACGATTGAAAAAAGAAACAAATATTCCGGTTTTCCATGACGATCAACATGGAACAGCAATAGTCACAATGGCAGGATTAATCAATGCTCTTAGAATCGTTGATAAAGATTTATCAGATATCAAAGTAGTTCTAAATGGAGCAGGTGCAGCAGGAATAGCTATTGTGAAGCTATTATATTCTTATGGTGTTAGAAATATGGTTATGTGTGATTCAAGAGGTGCTATATTTGAAGGCAGAAGCTATGGCATGAATGATACGAAAGAATATGTCGCTAAATGGACAAACAAAGATAAAACTGAAGGCGAGCTTAGCGAAGTCATTAAAGATGCTGACGTATTTATAGGTGTATCTATAGCAGATTTACTTTCTAAAGAAATGGTAGAGAGTATGGCCAAAGATCCAATTATATTTGCAATGGCAAATCCTAATCCTGAAATCAATCCGAACGATGCTAAAGACGCTGGTGCCAAAGTTGTTGGAACTGGACGTTCAGATTATCCAAACCAAATTAATAATGTATTAGCTTTCCCAGGTATATTTAGAGGTGCATTGGATACTGAAGCAACCCATATTAATGAAGAAATGAAAAAAGCTGCAGTAGAAGCAATTGCAGACTTAATCGACAGTAAAGAATTAGAACCGAATTATTGCATTCCTGGACCATTTGACAAACGTGTTGCACCATCTGTAGCTCGCGAAGTTGCCAAAGCGGCGATGGAATCAGGAGTAGCTCGAATTGAAGTTAATCCACAAGATGTGTATGATAAAACAATGAAATTAACAGACTTAAAATAA
- the accD gene encoding acetyl-CoA carboxylase, carboxyltransferase subunit beta: MFKDFFNRTKKKKYLTVQDSKQNDVPAGIMTKCPKCKKIMYTKELDENLNVCFNCDHHISLSAYKRIEAISDEGTFNEFDKGMTSANPLDFPGYIEKIEKDQKKTDLNEAVVTGTAKLEGIEYGVAVMDARFRMGSMGSVVGEKICRIIDYCTEHRLPFILFSASGGARMQEGIISLMQMGKTSVSLKKHSDAGLLYISYITNPTTGGVSASFASVGDINLSEPKALIGFAGRRVIEQTINEKLPEDFQTSEFLLEHGQLDKVIHRKDMRTTLANILNLHQEVKS; encoded by the coding sequence ATGTTTAAAGATTTTTTTAATCGAACAAAGAAAAAGAAATATCTAACAGTTCAAGATTCTAAACAAAATGATGTGCCAGCAGGAATCATGACTAAATGTCCTAAATGCAAAAAGATCATGTATACTAAAGAATTAGATGAGAACCTAAATGTATGCTTTAATTGTGACCATCATATTTCATTATCTGCGTACAAAAGAATCGAAGCGATTTCGGATGAAGGTACATTTAATGAATTTGATAAAGGCATGACATCTGCTAATCCTTTAGATTTTCCTGGATACATTGAAAAGATTGAAAAGGATCAGAAAAAGACAGATCTAAATGAAGCAGTTGTTACTGGAACTGCTAAATTAGAAGGAATTGAATACGGTGTAGCAGTAATGGATGCACGATTTAGAATGGGTAGTATGGGATCAGTTGTAGGTGAAAAAATTTGTCGAATTATTGATTATTGTACTGAACATCGTTTGCCGTTTATTTTATTCTCTGCTAGTGGTGGCGCTCGTATGCAAGAAGGTATTATTTCATTAATGCAAATGGGTAAAACGAGTGTGTCATTAAAAAAACATTCTGACGCAGGATTATTATATATTTCATATATCACGAATCCTACAACTGGTGGCGTGTCTGCAAGTTTTGCATCAGTTGGCGATATTAATTTAAGTGAACCCAAAGCATTAATTGGTTTTGCTGGACGACGTGTTATTGAACAAACCATTAATGAAAAATTACCTGAGGATTTCCAAACTTCAGAATTTTTATTAGAACATGGTCAACTCGATAAAGTGATACATCGTAAAGATATGAGAACAACACTTGCAAATATATTAAATCTACATCAAGAGGTGAAAAGCTAA
- a CDS encoding acetyl-CoA carboxylase carboxyltransferase subunit alpha, with protein MLDFEKPLFEIRKKIDSLKESQEKNDVDLQEEIDMLEASLERETKKVYTNLKPWDRVQIARLQERPTSLDYIPMIFDSFIELHGDRNFRDDPAMIGGIGYLNGKAVTVVGQQRGKDTKDNIYRNFGMAHPEGYRKALRLMKQAEKFNRPIFTFIDTKGAYPGKAAEERGQSESIATNLIEMASLKVPVIAVVIGEGGSGGALGIGIANRVLMLENSTYSVISPEGAAALLWKDSNLAKIAAETMKITAHDLHELNVIDDVINEPLGGAHKEIEVQAQSIKDAFVAHLNELEQLDKEQLAEDRFNKFRNIGSFIE; from the coding sequence ATGCTTGATTTTGAAAAGCCACTTTTTGAAATTAGAAAGAAAATTGATTCGTTGAAAGAATCTCAAGAAAAGAATGATGTTGATTTACAAGAAGAAATCGATATGCTTGAAGCTTCTTTAGAACGTGAAACAAAAAAGGTTTATACAAATTTAAAACCATGGGATAGGGTACAAATAGCTAGATTACAAGAAAGACCAACATCCTTAGACTATATTCCTATGATATTTGATTCTTTTATAGAATTACATGGAGATCGTAACTTTAGAGATGATCCAGCTATGATTGGCGGTATTGGTTATTTAAACGGTAAAGCAGTTACTGTTGTTGGCCAACAACGTGGTAAAGATACTAAAGACAATATATATCGCAATTTTGGTATGGCTCATCCAGAGGGATACCGAAAAGCATTAAGACTTATGAAACAGGCTGAAAAGTTTAATCGACCAATATTCACATTTATTGACACGAAAGGTGCATACCCTGGTAAAGCAGCTGAAGAAAGAGGTCAAAGTGAATCGATTGCCACTAATTTAATAGAAATGGCTTCTTTAAAAGTACCTGTCATTGCAGTCGTTATTGGTGAAGGTGGAAGTGGTGGTGCCCTTGGTATTGGTATTGCTAACAGAGTATTAATGCTTGAAAACAGTACATACTCTGTAATTTCTCCAGAAGGTGCAGCAGCATTACTATGGAAAGATAGTAATTTAGCTAAAATTGCTGCAGAAACAATGAAAATCACAGCACATGACTTACATGAATTAAATGTAATAGATGATGTGATTAATGAGCCACTTGGCGGTGCACATAAAGAAATAGAAGTTCAAGCACAATCTATTAAAGATGCGTTTGTTGCTCATTTAAATGAATTAGAACAACTTGATAAAGAACAATTAGCTGAAGATCGCTTTAATAAATTTAGAAATATTGGTTCTTTTATAGAATAA
- the pfkA gene encoding 6-phosphofructokinase: MKKIAVLTSGGDSPGMNAAVRAVVRTAIYNNIEVYGVYHGYQGLVEDDIHKLELGSVGDTIQRGGTFLFSARCPEFKEEEVRKVAINNLRKREIEGLVVIGGDGSYRGAQRISEECKEIQTIGIPGTIDNDINGTDFTIGFDTALNTIIDSVDKIRDTASSHARTFIVEVMGRDCGDLALWAGLSVGAETIVVPEVDTDIKEVAEKIEQGIKRGKKHSIVMVAEGCMSGQECADELSKYINIDTRVSVLGHIQRGGSPSGADRVLASRLGGHAVELLKKGETAKGVGIKHNQLTATPFDEIFGHSTHKFDQQIYQLAKELSI; the protein is encoded by the coding sequence ATGAAGAAAATTGCAGTTTTGACTAGCGGTGGAGATTCACCGGGGATGAATGCTGCCGTTAGAGCAGTTGTACGTACAGCAATTTACAATAATATTGAAGTTTATGGTGTATATCACGGTTATCAAGGATTAGTAGAAGATGATATTCATAAACTTGAATTAGGATCAGTTGGAGATACTATCCAACGTGGTGGGACATTCTTATTCTCAGCAAGATGTCCTGAATTTAAAGAAGAAGAAGTACGTAAAGTTGCTATTAACAATCTACGTAAAAGAGAAATTGAAGGCTTAGTAGTCATTGGCGGGGATGGCAGTTACCGTGGCGCTCAACGTATAAGTGAAGAGTGTAAAGAAATACAAACCATTGGTATTCCTGGTACAATTGATAATGATATTAACGGTACTGATTTTACGATTGGATTCGATACAGCACTTAATACGATCATTGATTCAGTCGATAAAATTCGTGATACAGCATCAAGTCATGCTAGAACATTTATCGTTGAAGTAATGGGTCGTGATTGTGGTGACTTAGCACTATGGGCAGGCTTATCTGTAGGAGCTGAAACGATTGTCGTACCAGAAGTTGATACAGATATTAAAGAAGTAGCTGAAAAAATTGAGCAAGGTATCAAACGTGGTAAAAAACATTCAATCGTTATGGTTGCTGAAGGATGTATGAGCGGTCAAGAATGTGCTGATGAATTAAGTAAATATATTAATATTGATACAAGAGTATCAGTATTAGGACACATTCAACGTGGAGGTAGCCCTTCAGGAGCTGACCGTGTTTTAGCATCTAGATTAGGTGGTCATGCCGTTGAATTATTAAAGAAAGGTGAAACTGCCAAAGGTGTTGGTATTAAACATAACCAATTAACAGCGACACCATTCGATGAAATATTTGGTCATTCAACTCATAAGTTTGATCAACAAATTTATCAACTAGCTAAAGAGTTATCTATATAA
- the pyk gene encoding pyruvate kinase: MRKTKIVCTIGPASESEEMLEKLMNAGMNVARLNFSHGSHEEHKGRIDTIRKVAKRLNKTVAILLDTKGPEIRTHNMKDGIIELEKGKEVIVSMTEVEGTPEKFSVTYDNLINDVQVGSYILLDDGLVELQVKDIDHDKGEVKCDILNSGELKNKKGVNLPGVKVNLPGITDKDADDIRFGIKEDVDFIAASFVRRPSDVLDIREILEQEKANITIFPKIENQEGIDNIEEILEVSDGLMVARGDMGVEIPPEKVPMVQKDLIRKCNKLGKPVITATQMLDSMQRNPRATRAEASDVANAIYDGTDAVMLSGETAAGLYPEEAVKTMRNIAVSAEAAQDYKKLLSDRTKLVETSLVNAIGISVAHTALNLNVKAIVAATESGSTARTISKYRPHSDIIAVTPSEKTARQCAIVWGVYPVVKEGRKNTDALLNNAVATAVETERVQNGDLIIITAGVPTGEKGTTNMMKIHLVGDEIAKGQGVGRGSVVGTAVVADSASDLKGVDLSDKIIVTNSVDETLVPYVDQAIGLITEENGITSPSAIVGLEKGIPTVVGVENATKEIKDDMLVTVDAANGKVFEGYANVL, encoded by the coding sequence ATGAGAAAGACTAAAATTGTATGTACTATTGGGCCAGCTTCAGAATCAGAAGAAATGCTTGAAAAATTAATGAATGCTGGTATGAACGTGGCACGTTTGAACTTTTCACACGGAAGCCATGAAGAACATAAAGGTAGAATTGATACAATTCGTAAAGTTGCTAAACGTTTAAATAAAACAGTAGCTATCCTTTTAGATACAAAAGGACCAGAAATTCGTACACATAACATGAAAGATGGCATCATCGAATTAGAAAAAGGTAAAGAAGTTATTGTAAGCATGACAGAAGTTGAAGGTACTCCAGAGAAATTCTCTGTAACTTACGACAACTTAATTAACGATGTTCAAGTAGGTTCATATATTTTATTAGATGATGGTTTAGTTGAATTACAAGTTAAAGACATTGACCATGATAAAGGTGAAGTTAAATGTGACATCTTAAATAGTGGTGAATTAAAAAATAAAAAAGGTGTTAACTTACCAGGTGTAAAAGTAAACTTACCAGGTATTACTGACAAAGATGCAGACGACATTAGATTTGGTATCAAAGAAGATGTAGATTTCATCGCAGCAAGCTTCGTTCGTCGTCCAAGTGACGTTTTAGATATTCGTGAAATCTTAGAACAAGAAAAAGCAAATATTACTATTTTCCCTAAAATTGAAAACCAAGAAGGTATCGATAATATCGAAGAAATTCTTGAAGTTTCTGATGGTTTAATGGTAGCTCGTGGTGATATGGGTGTTGAAATTCCACCTGAAAAAGTACCAATGGTTCAAAAAGACTTAATTAGAAAATGTAATAAATTAGGTAAACCAGTTATCACAGCTACACAAATGCTTGATTCCATGCAACGTAATCCACGTGCAACTCGTGCAGAAGCGAGTGACGTGGCTAACGCAATCTATGATGGTACAGATGCAGTAATGTTATCTGGTGAAACAGCTGCTGGTTTATATCCAGAAGAAGCAGTTAAAACAATGAGAAACATTGCAGTATCTGCTGAAGCTGCTCAAGATTATAAAAAATTACTATCTGACAGAACTAAATTAGTTGAAACATCATTAGTGAATGCAATTGGTATCTCAGTGGCACATACAGCTTTAAACTTAAATGTTAAAGCGATTGTAGCAGCAACAGAAAGTGGTTCAACAGCGCGTACAATTTCTAAATACCGTCCACATTCAGATATTATTGCTGTAACACCAAGTGAAAAAACTGCACGTCAATGTGCTATTGTATGGGGTGTTTATCCAGTAGTTAAAGAAGGACGTAAAAATACTGATGCATTATTAAATAATGCAGTAGCAACTGCTGTTGAAACTGAAAGAGTTCAAAATGGTGATTTAATCATCATTACTGCAGGTGTACCAACAGGTGAAAAAGGTACAACAAATATGATGAAAATCCACTTAGTTGGAGACGAAATTGCTAAAGGTCAAGGTGTAGGTCGTGGTTCAGTAGTAGGTACTGCTGTTGTCGCTGATTCTGCAAGTGATTTAAAAGGCGTTGATCTAAGTGATAAAATTATCGTTACTAACTCAGTAGATGAAACATTAGTACCATACGTAGATCAAGCTATTGGTTTAATTACTGAAGAAAATGGTATTACATCTCCAAGTGCTATTGTTGGTTTAGAAAAAGGTATACCAACAGTAGTGGGTGTTGAAAATGCTACTAAAGAAATTAAAGACGATATGTTAGTTACTGTAGATGCAGCAAATGGTAAAGTATTCGAAGGATATGCTAACGTACTTTAA
- a CDS encoding amino acid permease, which produces MADNLQRELSNRHVQLIAIGGAIGTGLFLGAGQTIAMTGPSILLTYIFIGFMLFMFMRGLGEIIIQNTNFKSFADVTNTYIGPFAGFVTGWTYWLCWIITGMAEVTAVAKYVSFWFPHIPNWISALFCVLILMSFNLLSAKLFGELEFWFSIVKIVTIIGLIIVGAIMILFAYKTQFGHASLTNLYNHGIFPKGASGFFMSFQMAVFSFVGIEMIGVTAGETKDPESTIPKAINSVPIRILIFYVGALAVIMSIIPWDKVDPDNSPFVKLFTLIGIPFAAGLINFVVLTAAASSCNSGIFSNSRMLFGLSDNKQAPPAFSKTNKNGVPHVAIIGSSALLLIAALLNYIFPDATLVFTYVTTLSTVLFLIVWALIIIAYINYSSKNPELHKASTYKLPGGKYMGYVILLFFILVFGLLFVNETTRRAIYLTPLWFVLLGLMYWRYKKASTESK; this is translated from the coding sequence ATGGCTGATAATCTACAAAGAGAATTGAGCAATCGCCATGTGCAATTAATTGCCATTGGAGGCGCTATTGGGACAGGATTATTCCTGGGCGCTGGACAAACGATTGCCATGACGGGTCCCTCAATACTACTCACGTACATTTTTATTGGATTCATGCTATTCATGTTTATGCGTGGATTAGGCGAAATTATTATTCAAAACACAAATTTCAAATCTTTTGCGGACGTAACTAATACATATATAGGTCCATTTGCAGGATTTGTTACTGGGTGGACATATTGGTTATGTTGGATAATAACTGGTATGGCAGAGGTTACCGCAGTAGCTAAATATGTTAGTTTCTGGTTCCCACATATACCTAACTGGATTAGCGCATTATTCTGTGTACTTATTTTAATGTCATTTAACTTGTTAAGTGCTAAGTTATTTGGAGAATTAGAGTTTTGGTTCTCGATTGTTAAAATTGTAACCATTATAGGGTTAATAATCGTTGGTGCTATTATGATTTTATTTGCATACAAAACACAATTTGGACATGCAAGTTTAACTAATCTATATAACCACGGTATATTCCCTAAAGGTGCATCAGGTTTCTTCATGTCATTCCAAATGGCAGTGTTCTCGTTCGTTGGTATCGAAATGATTGGTGTAACTGCCGGTGAAACAAAGGATCCTGAGTCAACTATTCCTAAGGCAATTAACAGCGTACCAATTCGAATTTTAATTTTTTACGTCGGTGCCCTAGCAGTGATCATGTCAATCATTCCTTGGGATAAAGTCGACCCAGATAATAGTCCATTTGTTAAATTATTTACACTTATTGGTATTCCATTTGCAGCTGGTTTAATCAACTTTGTTGTATTAACTGCTGCAGCATCATCATGTAATAGTGGTATTTTCTCAAACAGTAGAATGTTGTTCGGATTATCTGATAATAAACAGGCACCACCTGCATTTAGCAAGACAAACAAAAACGGTGTGCCACATGTAGCAATTATTGGATCTTCTGCATTACTATTAATTGCAGCATTATTGAATTACATTTTCCCAGATGCAACATTGGTGTTCACATATGTAACAACATTATCTACAGTATTGTTCCTAATCGTATGGGCGTTAATTATCATTGCTTATATTAATTACAGTAGTAAAAATCCAGAATTACACAAGGCGTCTACATATAAATTACCTGGTGGTAAATATATGGGCTACGTCATCTTATTATTCTTTATCTTAGTATTCGGTTTACTATTTGTTAATGAAACAACTAGACGCGCAATTTATTTAACACCTTTATGGTTTGTATTATTAGGATTAATGTATTGGAGATATAAAAAAGCAAGTACAGAATCTAAATAA
- a CDS encoding citrate synthase, with protein sequence MAELQRGLEGVIAAETKISSIIDSQLTYAGYDIDDLAENAQFEEIIFLLWNYRLPTKDELQELKSKLYEYMTLNPRVYKHFEEYVTDKVHPMTALRTSVSYIAHFDPDAEDEADEKKYERAIRIQAKIASLVTAFSRVREGKEPLKPNSDLSYAGNFLYMLKGELPTDIEEEAFNKALILHADHELNASAFTARCAVSSLSDMYSGIVAAVGSLKGPLHGGANERVMAMLSEVGSLDNVDNYLDEKIANKEKIMGFGHRVYKEGDPRAKYLREMSRKITEETGQSELYEMSLAIEKRMKEEKGLIPNVDFFSATVYHSMDIPHDLFTPIFAVSRTSGWIAHILEQYRDNRIMRPRANYIGETNRKYVPIEER encoded by the coding sequence ATGGCAGAATTACAAAGAGGTTTGGAAGGGGTAATTGCAGCTGAAACTAAAATCAGCTCAATCATCGATAGTCAATTAACATACGCAGGATATGATATTGACGATCTTGCAGAAAATGCCCAATTTGAAGAAATCATCTTTTTATTATGGAACTATAGATTGCCAACTAAAGACGAATTACAAGAACTTAAATCAAAATTATATGAGTATATGACACTTAATCCTAGAGTGTATAAACATTTTGAAGAGTATGTAACTGACAAAGTACATCCAATGACTGCATTACGTACTTCAGTATCATACATTGCTCATTTTGATCCAGACGCTGAAGATGAAGCAGATGAAAAGAAATATGAAAGAGCAATTCGTATTCAAGCAAAAATCGCATCATTAGTAACAGCATTTTCACGTGTACGTGAAGGTAAAGAACCATTAAAACCAAATTCAGATTTAAGCTATGCTGGAAACTTCTTATACATGTTAAAAGGTGAATTACCTACTGATATTGAAGAAGAAGCATTTAACAAAGCATTAATCTTACATGCTGATCACGAATTAAATGCATCAGCATTCACAGCTCGTTGTGCAGTATCTTCTTTATCTGATATGTATTCAGGTATTGTAGCTGCTGTTGGTTCATTAAAAGGGCCTTTACATGGTGGTGCTAATGAACGCGTTATGGCTATGTTATCTGAAGTAGGTTCATTAGATAATGTAGATAACTATTTAGACGAAAAAATAGCAAATAAAGAGAAAATTATGGGCTTCGGTCACCGTGTATATAAAGAAGGCGACCCTCGTGCTAAATATTTACGAGAGATGAGTAGAAAAATTACTGAAGAAACTGGACAAAGTGAATTATATGAGATGTCATTAGCTATTGAAAAACGTATGAAAGAAGAAAAAGGATTAATTCCTAACGTTGATTTCTTTAGTGCGACTGTTTATCACAGTATGGATATTCCACATGATTTATTTACACCAATCTTCGCAGTAAGTCGTACATCTGGTTGGATTGCACACATTCTTGAACAATACAGAGATAATAGAATCATGCGTCCAAGAGCAAACTACATTGGTGAAACGAATCGTAAATATGTTCCTATTGAAGAAAGATAA
- the icd gene encoding NADP-dependent isocitrate dehydrogenase, with amino-acid sequence MTAEKITQTKDGLNVPNEPIIPFIIGDGIGPDIWKAASRVIDAAVEKAYNGEKRIEWKEVLAGQKAYDNTGEWLPQETLDTIKEYLIAVKGPLTTPIGGGIRSLNVALRQELDLFTCLRPVRWFQGVPSPVKRPQDVDMVIFRENTEDIYAGIEFKEGTPEVKKVIDFLQDEMGATNIRFPETSGIGIKPVSKEGTERLVRAAIQYAIDNNRKAVTLVHKGNIMKFTEGSFKQWGYDLAHNEFADQVFTWQQYDEIVEKEGKDAANEAQSKAEQEGKIIVKDSIADIFLQQILTRPSEHEIVATMNLNGDYISDALAAQVGGIGIAPGANINYETGHAIFEATHGTAPKYAGLNKVNPSSELLSSVLMLEHLGWQEAADKITDSIEATIASKIVTYDFARLMDGATEVSTSEFADELIKNLK; translated from the coding sequence ATGACAGCAGAAAAAATTACTCAAACTAAAGATGGATTAAATGTACCAAACGAACCAATCATTCCTTTCATTATCGGTGACGGAATTGGACCAGATATTTGGAAAGCAGCAAGTCGTGTTATCGATGCTGCAGTTGAAAAAGCTTATAATGGTGAAAAACGTATCGAATGGAAAGAAGTTTTAGCTGGACAAAAAGCATATGACAATACTGGTGAATGGTTACCACAAGAAACTTTAGACACAATTAAAGAATATCTAATTGCTGTTAAAGGGCCATTAACTACACCAATTGGTGGCGGTATTCGTTCATTAAATGTAGCATTAAGACAAGAATTAGATTTATTCACTTGCTTACGTCCTGTACGTTGGTTCCAAGGTGTACCGTCACCAGTTAAACGTCCTCAAGACGTAGATATGGTTATTTTCCGTGAAAATACTGAAGATATCTATGCAGGTATTGAATTCAAAGAAGGTACGCCTGAAGTTAAAAAAGTGATAGATTTCTTACAAGATGAAATGGGAGCAACTAATATTCGATTCCCTGAAACTTCAGGTATTGGTATTAAACCAGTTTCTAAAGAAGGTACTGAAAGATTGGTTAGAGCTGCTATCCAATACGCAATCGATAACAATCGTAAAGCAGTAACTTTAGTTCACAAAGGTAACATTATGAAATTTACTGAAGGTTCATTTAAACAATGGGGTTACGATTTAGCTCATAATGAATTTGCTGATCAAGTATTCACTTGGCAACAATATGATGAAATTGTAGAAAAAGAAGGTAAAGATGCTGCGAATGAAGCTCAATCAAAAGCTGAACAAGAAGGTAAAATTATTGTTAAAGACTCAATCGCTGATATCTTCTTACAACAAATCTTAACTCGTCCATCTGAACATGAAATTGTTGCTACAATGAATTTAAATGGTGACTATATTTCAGATGCGTTAGCTGCCCAAGTTGGAGGAATTGGTATTGCACCAGGTGCAAATATCAACTACGAAACAGGTCATGCTATCTTTGAAGCTACTCACGGAACAGCGCCTAAATATGCTGGTTTAAACAAAGTAAATCCATCTTCTGAACTATTAAGTTCAGTATTAATGTTAGAACATTTAGGATGGCAAGAAGCTGCTGATAAAATTACAGACTCTATTGAAGCAACAATTGCTTCTAAAATTGTTACTTATGACTTCGCTCGTCTAATGGATGGTGCGACTGAAGTATCAACTTCTGAGTTTGCTGACGAATTAATCAAAAACTTAAAATAA
- a CDS encoding response regulator transcription factor, producing MSQKVLVVDDEQSIVTLLKYNLETAGYIVEVAYDGEEALQKVESSQPDLIVLDVMLPKKDGIEVCKTIRSDKNLVPILMLTAKDDEFDRVLGLELGADDYMTKPFSPREVVARVKAILRRSQFVNEVEHNETDDEDIIIDSIRIRPEFFEVYKDDELLELTPKEFELLLYLIERQGRVITREHMLNSVWNYEFAGDSRIVDVHISHLRDKLEENPKQPKLIKTVRGLGYKLERPKS from the coding sequence ATGTCACAAAAAGTATTAGTCGTTGACGATGAACAATCGATCGTTACGTTACTTAAATATAATTTAGAAACAGCTGGATACATAGTAGAAGTAGCCTATGACGGTGAAGAAGCACTACAAAAGGTTGAATCGTCTCAACCAGATTTAATTGTATTAGACGTCATGTTACCGAAAAAAGATGGTATTGAAGTTTGTAAAACAATTAGATCTGATAAAAATTTAGTACCTATTCTTATGCTAACTGCTAAAGATGATGAATTTGATAGAGTATTAGGTTTGGAACTGGGTGCTGATGACTATATGACTAAACCTTTCTCACCTAGAGAAGTCGTGGCAAGAGTTAAAGCAATATTAAGACGTTCACAATTTGTAAATGAAGTCGAGCATAATGAGACGGATGATGAGGATATTATTATTGATTCAATTCGCATTCGTCCTGAATTTTTCGAAGTATATAAAGATGATGAGTTATTAGAACTCACACCAAAGGAATTTGAATTATTACTTTATCTTATTGAACGACAAGGTCGTGTCATTACAAGAGAACATATGTTGAATTCTGTATGGAATTATGAGTTCGCTGGTGATTCTCGTATCGTTGATGTCCATATTAGTCATTTGAGAGACAAATTAGAAGAAAACCCTAAACAACCTAAATTGATTAAAACTGTAAGAGGATTAGGCTATAAATTGGAGCGTCCTAAAAGTTAA